In the Terriglobia bacterium genome, CCCATCGTGCTGATTGGCCAAGAACTCCTCCTCCGTCCGAATCTCGTTCATGTCGATGCCACCGACCCCTTCCCGGCCCGTGCTCCACAGGGGCCGCACCCATGACCCACCAAGGACCGCTCGCCGTTGAGACGGATCAGATGCCGGCGATTCGACGGATGGGAACCCCGAGCTGCGGATCCGCGGCTAGGGTCCGGTATCGGGGTCCTATGTCAACCCCGCCTCCCAGCCCAAGTCCCGCCACACCTGGGCCCACTCTCCTCCCGGTGCCCGGGTGAATTCTAGCCGGTCGCCGCGGAGCCACGCAGAGGGTCGGGGCGCTTTTCCGCGCACCGGCGGCGCGGACGACCCCGCGAACATGCAGAGGCAGACGAAGTAGGCGGCGAAGGAGAAGGACAGGTGGGAGCAGCGGGGGACGCCGCCCTGCGCGACGGCTGGGTAGTCCCGCACAGCCGTCAGAAGTTGCGGATCACGAGCTCACGTACACCGCGGTCGGCAGCACTCAGGTTAATCTCGCGCCGAGAGGCGATACTTCTCACCTCGTAGCCGGAGTAGAGGTACTTGACGAAGGCGGTGTCACTGTTGCTCACGACCCAGCGGACGCCCCGGCCGTCAAGTTCCCGACAAACTGCCGCGAGTCGAACGTGGTCTTTCTCTCGAAACTGGCCAGGAGTGTAGCGATTGAAATCCGAATAGCCGCCGAGCTTGTAGTACGGAGGGTCGAAGTACACGAAATCCGAGGGTGCGACGTCACGAAGGCACAACTCGAAGTCCCCCCGCCTTATCTCCGCAGCACCCAACTGGTCAGCCATCCGCTCGAGATTCGTCGGGTCGTAGTAGCGCCGACGATACGCGCCGTAGGGAACATTGAACTGCCCAAGCCGGTTTACGCGAAAGAGGCCGCGGAAACACGTCTTGTTTAGGAAGATCAGGTGCGCGGCTCTCTGATGCACGTCCAGGGATCCGGGCGCGACTGACCGGATGCGGAGGTACTCCGTTTTCGTGTTACGTAGAGTGTCCAGGGCGGCCGCTACCCGACGCCAGTCCGCGCGCACCGCAACGTAAACGTCGAGGAGCCAGTCGTTGAGGTCCCCCAGAACAGCTCGCTCGGGCTGAAACGTAAGGAATACACTGGCGCCGCCGACGAACGGCTCGAAGTAGGCTCCGATCCTTTCGGGAAAGAGCTCGACGAGCGTCGCGGCGAGGCCCTGCTTGCCGCCGGCCCACTTCAGGATTGGCTTCGCACCGCTCATCGTGGTCCCTCATGATACTCATAGTCTGTAGACTGTCAAGTAGCATCTGACGAGAATGAACGCGATGGCGGCGAAGAACGAGAACTGCCAGCGCTTCGGAAAAAGGGTGAGGCGCTTGCGCAAAGAGTTGGGGTTGTCCCAAGAGCAATTCGCGGACCGCGTCGGCATTCACCGAACGTACATAGGCGGAATAGAGCGCGGTGAGCGCAACCCGACTCTGAGCACCATCTATCGAATCGCGCAGGGGTTGAAGATTGAAGCGTCAAGGCTCCTCGGTTGATCGGTCCCAGGTGCTCCGGCATAGCATCTACGCCATCGACAACCACAACCTGTCTTTGCTTCCCGAGAACTCCGTACAACTGACCGTGACAAGCCCGCCCTACGTTACGACGGAGTTTCGCCGCGGGCAGGACTTCCCCTACGAGCAGTTCCTCGAAGACTTCCACGCCGTCTGCGAGCAACTCTATCGCGTTACGGTTCCAGGGGGGCGTTTCGCGCTCAACGTCGCCGACATCATCACCAAGTATCGATACGCAGACGACAAGACAATCAGTAGAGTACCGCTCGGCAGCGACACGCTCCAAGTCGCCCAGAAGGCCGGCTTCCGCCTCCTTGAGCGTTTCATTTGGGACAAAGGATATACCCGCAATTTCGGTGGACCGTTGCTGGGGAGCTATCCCTTCCCTCTTACGATCTTCAACAACAACTACTTTGAGTACATCTACGTTCTTCAGAAGCCCGGGAAACGCCACGTCCTCCAGAAGGTCCGGGAAAGCAGCCGGCTCACGCCCGAAGAGTGGCGCGACTGGACCCAGCGATGGTGGCGAGTCGAGAGCATTTCCGAGAAATTGGACTACCACGGGGCTGTATTTCCCGTCGAAATCCCGTACCGCATCATCCGCATGTACTCTTACGTCGGGGACACGGTCCTTGACCCGTACATCGGCACGGGGAGTACGATGTTCGCGGCTCACAAGGCGGGCCGGCAGTCGATCGGATTCGAGATTGATCCGGAATGCCGCCGCTGGATTCGTCAACGCATGCACCGCGAAATCCGACCGCTCCTCGAGGCCCCGCTGGAGTACGAGATCCTTACCGAGGTTAAGCATGCGAGCTGAGGAACGCTGGCGGGCGCTAGGTTGGCGCCACGCCGTATGGGACCTGGTGCGGTACTTTTGCGCCCTGGCGAGGTCCCGCGCGCAGCAATCGAAGTTCGTGGAAGACTTGCGGCAACAGGCATCGATGACCGTCGGTCGCGAGCCAACCGTTGCGATTCCTCGCGAAGACGTGACTCTCTTCATTTCCTACCTGGAGGCGCGGGAGGCACAGCTTACAGCAGCTCTCGGCCATCTACGAGATGAAAAGGAAGCACTTGAGTTGTGCAAGCGAAACCGCTGGAAGGTGGAGACCACAACGACCCAGAGCCATGACCACTACCAATCGTCCAAGGCACTAATCGCCGCGGTATCGAATATCGCCAGCCGCGTCGTGTCACGGCGCGGCGTGACCGTCGAGGCCAATC is a window encoding:
- a CDS encoding Dam family site-specific DNA-(adenine-N6)-methyltransferase, whose product is MSGAKPILKWAGGKQGLAATLVELFPERIGAYFEPFVGGASVFLTFQPERAVLGDLNDWLLDVYVAVRADWRRVAAALDTLRNTKTEYLRIRSVAPGSLDVHQRAAHLIFLNKTCFRGLFRVNRLGQFNVPYGAYRRRYYDPTNLERMADQLGAAEIRRGDFELCLRDVAPSDFVYFDPPYYKLGGYSDFNRYTPGQFREKDHVRLAAVCRELDGRGVRWVVSNSDTAFVKYLYSGYEVRSIASRREINLSAADRGVRELVIRNF
- a CDS encoding helix-turn-helix domain-containing protein, whose amino-acid sequence is MAAKNENCQRFGKRVRRLRKELGLSQEQFADRVGIHRTYIGGIERGERNPTLSTIYRIAQGLKIEASRLLG
- a CDS encoding site-specific DNA-methyltransferase, which produces MKRQGSSVDRSQVLRHSIYAIDNHNLSLLPENSVQLTVTSPPYVTTEFRRGQDFPYEQFLEDFHAVCEQLYRVTVPGGRFALNVADIITKYRYADDKTISRVPLGSDTLQVAQKAGFRLLERFIWDKGYTRNFGGPLLGSYPFPLTIFNNNYFEYIYVLQKPGKRHVLQKVRESSRLTPEEWRDWTQRWWRVESISEKLDYHGAVFPVEIPYRIIRMYSYVGDTVLDPYIGTGSTMFAAHKAGRQSIGFEIDPECRRWIRQRMHREIRPLLEAPLEYEILTEVKHAS